In Nicotiana tabacum cultivar K326 chromosome 19, ASM71507v2, whole genome shotgun sequence, one DNA window encodes the following:
- the LOC107817085 gene encoding 3'-5' exonuclease-like, translated as MNVKIREYELTCKCPHKLYEVMLDDVEIETAVTHDPGSVSAWIKKIEISNESRLHRLIVGLDIEWLPNFTATANNPVATIQLCVGKSCLIYQILHSTKIPRRLRNFLQNDDYRFVGVGIKSDVKKLWDDYGVDVLNTVDLREWAAVELEKKELRTAGLKDLAKEIVGIEIVKPKSVTMSAWDQRWLSPKQICYACLDAYLSFEVGRLLSAWYN; from the coding sequence ATGAATGTGAAGATCAGGGAGTACGAATTAACCTGCAAATGTCCACACAAATTATACGAAGTGATGTTGGACGATGTCGAAATCGAAACCGCTGTCACTCATGATCCCGGTTCGGTGTCCGCATGGATTAAGAAGATCGAAATTTCAAACGAATCCCGTCTCCACCGCTTGATTGTCGGCCTCGACATCGAGTGGCTCCCCAACTTCACTGCCACCGCAAACAACCCCGTCGCCACCATCCAACTCTGTGTCGGAAAATCCTGTCTTATTTACCAAATTCTTCACTCCACCAAAATCCCCCGCCGACTCCGCAACTTCCTCCAGAACGACGACTACAGATTCGTTGGGGTTGGTATTAAGAGTGACGTGAAGAAGCTGTGGGACGATTATGGAGTCGACGTGTTGAACACGGTTGATCTCCGGGAGTGGGCGGCGGTGGAGCTGGAGAAGAAGGAACTTCGCACGGCGGGGCTGAAGGATTTGGCGAAGGAAATAGTGGGAATAGAGATTGTGAAGCCCAAGAGTGTGACTATGAGTGCTTGGGATCAGCGTTGGCTTAGCCCTAAGCAGATATGTTATGCTTGCCTTGATGCTTATCTTTCTTTTGAAGTTGGGAGGCTCTTAAGTGCTTGGTATAATTAG